A genomic region of Plasmodium falciparum 3D7 genome assembly, chromosome: 11 contains the following coding sequences:
- a CDS encoding tetratricopeptide repeat protein, putative, with translation MDNNINIDDDFNIDVDYIKKLSEKYKHVDHPLFMDELPKNLEENEDLEALYKIITSEDNPLILAHDYKEVGNDYFKDGIKYYDDAVISYNKGIDILNNYLKSLDIQNKNNSKSNNNKSNNNNNNNNNNNNNNNNNNNNNNNNNNNNNCDGMCTNLFHSNNINNKTNDDVFKQNVKETNNTESTGNIKNNDILKNDKNKNIKIDINDVKVLLSDLYCNRAIIHYKKKRYIKCLDDCKNSFSFNNKKYKSLYFGILSCNNMEMYHDACKYINKFDELLKNIQDIESYINVQEYEKLKKDIFEKYEHYLRRKKKAQDERKKIEEQEKKKINQIEDILKKRNIQTLPNVYDNNNNIIPVLYLDENMYIHFTVFLIYYEFNIIETILDFAESQCIMDYYDIIKKRRDNQILYCYIEFPDDTFFMINNYFYMCDIMNKIKRFTHILSIHIIENDVANINFKINKNITYL, from the coding sequence atggataataacATCAATATTGATGACGATTTCAATATAGATGTAGATTACATAAAGAAACTATCGGAGAAATACAAACATGTGGATCATCCACTTTTTATGGATGAACTTCCAAAAAAtttagaagaaaatgaagactTAGAAGCtttgtataaaattataactaGTGAGGATAATCCATTGATCTTAGCTCATGATTATAAAGAAGTGGGTAATGATTATTTCAAGGAtggtataaaatattatgatgacGCTGTTATAAGTTATAACAAAGGaattgatatattaaataattatctcAAATCACttgatatacaaaataagaataatagtaagagtaataataacaaaagtaataataataacaacaacaacaacaacaataataataataataataataacaacaacaacaacaataataataataataataataattgtgatGGCATGTGTACAAATCTTTTTCATagtaacaatataaataataaaacaaacgATGATGTTTTTAAACAAAATGTAAAAGAGACCAACAACACAGAATCAACTggcaatattaaaaataacgATATTCTTaagaatgataaaaataagaacatAAAAATAGATATTAATGATGTAAAAGTTTTACTTTCTGATTTATATTGTAATAGAGCTATCatacattataaaaaaaaaagatacatAAAATGTTTAGATGATTGTAAGAATTCATTTtcctttaataataaaaaatataaaagtctTTATTTTGGCATCCTATCttgtaataatatggaaATGTATCATGATgcatgtaaatatataaacaaatttgACGaactattaaaaaatattcaagaCATAGAATCTTATATTAACGTACAAGagtatgaaaaattaaaaaaagatatatttgaAAAGTATGAACATTATTTaagacgaaaaaaaaaagcacaagatgaaagaaaaaaaattgaagaacaagaaaaaaaaaaaattaatcaaATCGAAGATATTCtcaaaaaaaggaatatacaAACTCTACCAAACGtatatgataacaataataatattataccaGTATTGTACCTTGatgaaaatatgtatatacattttacagtatttttaatttattatgaatttaatattatcgaAACTATATTAGACTTTGCAGAAAGTCAATGTATTAtggattattatgatattataaagaaaagaagaGATAaccaaatattatattgttatattgaGTTTCCAGATGATACATTCTTtatgataaataattatttctatatgtgtgatataatgaataaaataaaaaggtttACTCATATACTTTCAATACATATTATCGAAAATGATGTAGCAAATATCAATTTtaagataaataaaaatattacatatctGTAA